One genomic region from Sciurus carolinensis chromosome 2, mSciCar1.2, whole genome shotgun sequence encodes:
- the Nmb gene encoding neuromedin-B isoform X1, with protein MGGRAGLLSQLRPGRRFKSREGGSGELAAGADGRTRAVGTAMARHAVGARWLSGLLLFMLLAAGVAPLNWDIPESRSRTSKIRVHPRGNLWATGHFMGKKSLESPQAVPLGTTPHTSPRDQRLLQLSHDLLRILRLKKALSMSISSPAPQTQEAGGTNTEEVMPVMGQTQRDLECAHPGKLLNGTLVVTPSRCKSRA; from the exons ATGGGCGGCAGGGCGGGGCTCCTGTCGCAGCTCCGCCCTGGGCGCAGGTTTAAAAGCAGGGAAGGCGGGTCCGGAGAGCTGGCAGCCGGAGCGGACGGGCGAACAAGAGCTGTAGGCACTGCCATGGCCCGGCACGCGGTGGGCGCTCGGTGGCTCAGTGGCCTCCTGCTCTTCATGCTACTGGCTGCCGGTGTCGCCCCGCTCAACTGGGATATTCCGGAATCCCGCAGCCGAACAAGCAAGATCCGAGTGCACCCGCGGGGCAACCTCTGGGCCACCG GTCACTTCATGGGCAAGAAGAGTCTGGAGTCCCCCCAAGCAGTCCCACTGGGGACAACTCCCCACACCTCCCCGAGGGACCAGAGACTGCTGCAGCTGAGTCATGATCTGCTCAGGATCCTACGACTAAAGAAAGCTCTGAGTATGAGCATCAGCAGCCCAGCACCCCAAACCCAG GAGGCTGGTGGTACAAATACTGAAGAAGTGATGCCAGTAATGGGACAGACACAACGTGACTTAGAGTGTGCCCACCCAGGCAAGTTGTTGAATGGAACCCTAGTGGTGACCCCATCTAGATGTAAATCCAGAGCTTGA
- the Nmb gene encoding neuromedin-B isoform X2, with protein sequence MGGRAGLLSQLRPGRRFKSREGGSGELAAGADGRTRAVGTAMARHAVGARWLSGLLLFMLLAAGVAPLNWDIPESRSRTSKIRVHPRGNLWATGHFMGKKSLESPQAVPLGTTPHTSPRDQRLLQLSHDLLRILRLKKALSMSISSPAPQTQYRRLVVQILKK encoded by the exons ATGGGCGGCAGGGCGGGGCTCCTGTCGCAGCTCCGCCCTGGGCGCAGGTTTAAAAGCAGGGAAGGCGGGTCCGGAGAGCTGGCAGCCGGAGCGGACGGGCGAACAAGAGCTGTAGGCACTGCCATGGCCCGGCACGCGGTGGGCGCTCGGTGGCTCAGTGGCCTCCTGCTCTTCATGCTACTGGCTGCCGGTGTCGCCCCGCTCAACTGGGATATTCCGGAATCCCGCAGCCGAACAAGCAAGATCCGAGTGCACCCGCGGGGCAACCTCTGGGCCACCG GTCACTTCATGGGCAAGAAGAGTCTGGAGTCCCCCCAAGCAGTCCCACTGGGGACAACTCCCCACACCTCCCCGAGGGACCAGAGACTGCTGCAGCTGAGTCATGATCTGCTCAGGATCCTACGACTAAAGAAAGCTCTGAGTATGAGCATCAGCAGCCCAGCACCCCAAACCCAG tATAGGAGGCTGGTGGTACAAATACTGAAGAAGTGA
- the Wdr73 gene encoding WD repeat-containing protein 73 translates to MDPAEDWLVESLRLYQDFHAFDLSGATRVLEWIGDKGVFVAGYESLKKNEILHLILPLRLSVKENQGLFPERDFKVRHGGFSDGSVFDLKYVPDTRLLVTSGLPGCYLRVWQFAEDSDVIKPVSTIAVHEKEGNFWPRVAVFSSVAPGVLHGARLSDLKIVDLESQKVTYSSGISDSEELSSLQVLDADIFAFCCTSGHLGIVDTRQKWAPLENTSPNLGSGEERWCAEVRGMDQGPGSCIASLGSEGQLRLLDTRDLCHPMSSVQCPVSTPSPNPELLRVSWAPGLDNCLAISGFDGTVQVYDVTSWDGMGIQVEPLFTHRGHIFLNENKMDTAPQVTTHTWHPCKPRTLLSAASDASLHVWDWVDLRASC, encoded by the exons ATGGATCCCGCGGAGGACTGGCTTGTGGAATCCTTGCGCTT GTACCAGGATTTCCATGCATTTGACCTCTCAGGAGCCACTCGAGTCCTTGAATGGATTGGTGACAAAG GAGTCTTTGTTGCTGGCTATGAGAGcctgaaaaaaaatgagattcttCATCTCATACTACCTCTCAGACTGTCTGTAAAGGAAAACCAg GGCTTATTCCCAGAAAGAGATTTCAAAGTGCGCCATGGAGGATTTTCAGACGGATCTGTCTTTGATCTAAAGTATGTGCCAGATACCAG GTTGCTGGTGACCAGTGGCCTTCCAGGTTGTTATCTGCGGGTGTGGCAGTTTGCAGAAGACAGTG ATGTCATTAAGCCTGTCAGCACCATTGCTGTGCATGAAAAAGAGGGGAACTTCTGGCCTAGGGTGGCTGTCTTCTCCTCAGTGGCTCCTGGAGTCCTCCATGGGGCACGGCTTAGTGACCTGAAGATTGTGGATCTGGAATCCCAGAAGGTCACGTACAGCTCAG GCATCAGTGACAGTGAGGAGCTGAGTAGCCTACAGGTCCTGGATGCAGACATCTTTGCTTTTTGCTGCACCTCTGGTCATCTGGGGATTGTTGATACCCGCCAGAAGTGGGCACCATTGGAGAATACCAGCCCCAACCTTGGGTCTGGAGAAGAGAGATGGTGTGCAGAAGTTAGGGGCATGGACCAAGGCCCAGGGTCCTGCATTGCAAGCCTTGGCTCAGAGGGGCAGCTCCGTCTCCTTGACACCCGGGATCTCTGCCATCCTATGAGTTCGGTCCAGTGCCCAGTGTCCACACCTAGCCCCAACCCAGAGCTACTGCGAGTGTCATGGGCCCCAGGCCTGGACAACTGCTTGGCCATTTCAG GTTTTGATGGGACAGTTCAGGTCTATGATGTCACATCTTGGGATGGAATGGGGATCCAGGTGGAACCTCTCTTCACTCACAGAGGTCACATCTTCCTCAATGAAAACAAGATGGACACTGCTCCACAGGTCACCACCCATACCTGGCACCCCtgcaaacccaggactttgttaTCAGCAGCAAGCGATGCCTCCCTGCATGTGTGGGACTGGGTGGACCTTCGTGCTTCCTGCTGA